A window from Rhodospirillaceae bacterium encodes these proteins:
- the gtdA gene encoding gentisate 1,2-dioxygenase, with protein MTELKNVSPERAAFYQDIDKHHMAPLWEVFQKLITPVPRPAALPXCWHYEDVRDWVVRAGEVISAKEAERRVLVLENPGLRGQTRITNSIYAGLQLILPGEVAPSHRHSQSALRFIIEGSGAYTAVDGERAYMERGDLILTPPMTWHDHGSDGTEPTVWLDGLDIPIIQTFDASFLEGFPEESQPSTRPPGDSRSRYGRNMRPVDLKVIDGSSPVFCYPYEEYRETLEQMRGQDEWDPCHGLKMTFINPLSGGPVMPTMAAFVQLLPKGFSSVPYRSTDGTVYSVVDGKGRVEIDDFKVCVSPKDVFVVPSWSSFRLCAEEDLVLFSFSDRSAQQKLGIWRELRQTSGEG; from the coding sequence ATGACAGAACTTAAGAATGTGTCACCCGAACGTGCGGCATTTTACCAAGATATTGATAAGCATCATATGGCCCCTTTATGGGAAGTTTTCCAGAAACTCATTACTCCTGTCCCTCGGCCGGCAGCACTTCCGCANTGCTGGCACTATGAGGACGTTCGGGATTGGGTGGTGCGGGCGGGTGAGGTAATCAGCGCAAAAGAGGCTGAACGTAGGGTTTTAGTTCTGGAAAACCCTGGCTTACGCGGACAAACACGAATTACAAATTCTATCTATGCTGGTTTGCAGCTCATTTTGCCTGGTGAGGTGGCTCCAAGTCACCGACATAGCCAGTCTGCTTTGAGATTTATTATTGAAGGTTCTGGAGCCTATACGGCTGTCGACGGAGAGCGAGCATATATGGAGCGAGGGGATCTGATACTCACGCCTCCGATGACTTGGCACGATCATGGCAGTGATGGGACAGAGCCTACTGTATGGCTCGATGGATTAGACATACCAATCATCCAAACATTTGACGCCAGTTTTCTAGAGGGATTTCCAGAAGAGAGCCAGCCTTCCACCCGTCCCCCCGGTGACAGCCGGTCTCGATATGGAAGAAATATGCGGCCCGTGGACTTGAAAGTAATTGATGGCTCGTCGCCTGTTTTTTGTTATCCCTATGAGGAATATAGAGAGACGTTGGAACAAATGCGTGGACAGGATGAATGGGACCCATGTCACGGGCTAAAGATGACCTTTATTAACCCGCTTTCGGGCGGGCCCGTGATGCCGACTATGGCGGCATTTGTGCAGTTATTGCCTAAGGGTTTTAGCAGCGTTCCCTACCGATCGACGGACGGTACGGTCTATTCTGTCGTAGATGGAAAGGGGCGCGTGGAAATTGATGATTTCAAGGTATGTGTCTCTCCGAAGGATGTTTTCGTGGTTCCGAGTTGGTCGTCTTTTCGGTTGTGTGCGGAAGAAGATTTGGTGTTGTTTAGTTTTTCTGACCGCAGTGCGCAGCAGAAATTGGGAATTTGGAGGGAGTTGCGCCAAACAAGTGGGGAAGGTTAA
- a CDS encoding fumarylacetoacetate hydrolase, with protein MSQSQFANDYVVPLWQPPAIRVTGGGLYPVRNIYCVGRNYAEHAREMGTDPDREPPFFFMKGADCITGSGTKIQYPPRTHNLHHEVELVCAIGAAGADIAVSNARDYIFGYAVGVDLTRRDLQQSMKEKGRPWEIGKCFTHAAPIAELKPVSNVGHPREGEISLSVNGKLRQNGDLRDMIWSVDEVIAELSTYYKLEAGDLIFTGTPAGVAPVVKGDEVRCSVARLEPLQFVVS; from the coding sequence ATGAGCCAATCACAATTTGCTAACGACTATGTTGTGCCCCTATGGCAGCCGCCCGCGATCCGTGTAACTGGGGGAGGCTTATACCCGGTTCGGAACATTTATTGCGTCGGTAGAAACTACGCCGAGCATGCTCGGGAGATGGGAACCGATCCAGATCGTGAGCCTCCCTTCTTTTTTATGAAGGGGGCTGATTGTATTACGGGTAGTGGCACTAAGATACAATATCCGCCCCGAACCCATAACCTGCATCACGAAGTTGAGCTTGTCTGTGCTATTGGTGCAGCGGGAGCTGATATTGCTGTGAGCAATGCGCGGGATTATATTTTTGGGTATGCCGTTGGAGTTGATTTAACCCGAAGGGATTTGCAACAAAGCATGAAAGAAAAAGGAAGACCCTGGGAGATTGGCAAGTGTTTTACTCATGCGGCTCCCATCGCAGAATTAAAGCCAGTCTCCAATGTCGGACACCCTAGAGAAGGTGAAATTAGTTTGTCTGTAAATGGCAAACTGCGTCAAAATGGGGACCTTAGAGATATGATTTGGTCTGTGGATGAAGTTATTGCAGAACTTTCCACTTACTACAAATTAGAGGCCGGTGATCTTATTTTTACAGGTACTCCTGCTGGAGTGGCGCCAGTAGTAAAAGGTGACGAAGTGCGATGTAGTGTTGCGCGCCTAGAGCCATTGCAATTCGTTGTTTCGTAA
- a CDS encoding 4-hydroxybenzoyl-CoA thioesterase: MTKSYKYDIRVDWGDCDPAGIVFYPNFYGWMDRGFWLHFASQKLTLDTLRQRYQALGGPLVDTGASFLKAAKPGDILNATSRIEEWGTKSFRMGYHFYKDETLIAKGFEVRVWGILQKNGSITTRPVPTEIKNLFL, encoded by the coding sequence ATGACTAAGTCCTATAAGTACGATATTCGGGTGGATTGGGGTGACTGTGATCCCGCTGGAATAGTATTTTATCCAAACTTCTATGGATGGATGGACCGCGGCTTTTGGCTACATTTTGCTAGTCAAAAACTAACCCTTGATACACTTCGCCAACGGTATCAAGCACTTGGTGGGCCACTTGTGGACACGGGAGCATCCTTCCTAAAAGCGGCCAAGCCGGGGGATATTCTAAATGCTACTAGTCGAATTGAGGAGTGGGGCACTAAGAGTTTCCGTATGGGATACCATTTCTACAAAGACGAAACCCTGATTGCGAAGGGCTTTGAAGTGCGAGTATGGGGGATACTTCAGAAGAATGGGTCTATCACCACCAGACCCGTACCAACCGAAATTAAAAATCTTTTTCTGTAG
- a CDS encoding ABC transporter: MLKWLRVWIFVLLAPTVACAESNIKIGVVLPYSGVYALLGNEITGGLELAFEQYGSEFGGRKIILIKEDSEVRPKVGLSKTKKLVFQDKVDLLVGPVASNVAGAMRDFVHNVKVPLIIPNAGNNLLTGEECSPWVIRTSFSNDQINRSMGPWLFNKGFRTLFLMAPDYAAGHQMMDAVRGGFEEAGGTVVGEEFPPLRETKDFAPYLAKIKAHNPDALYVFFAGGLAIQFVKQYHEFGMKEHIPLFGAGWLTSPLFLPAQGLAAVGFTGALNYVPSIDSQENKAFQAAFQSRYKKVASEFAVQGFDTGRLIVEALKARHGDLEDQDALLEAFHDVGFVGPRGPFRIDPETNNVIQDVYIFETRQVGDVVEHVILDKASSVKDPRNGCELSQR, from the coding sequence ATGCTCAAATGGTTGAGAGTATGGATTTTTGTTTTATTGGCCCCAACTGTTGCTTGTGCGGAAAGCAACATAAAGATAGGGGTGGTTCTTCCTTATTCGGGTGTGTACGCCCTTTTGGGCAACGAAATTACCGGCGGGTTAGAGTTGGCCTTTGAACAGTATGGCTCAGAGTTTGGTGGTCGGAAGATAATATTGATTAAGGAAGACTCGGAAGTACGCCCCAAAGTGGGTCTAAGTAAGACAAAGAAACTTGTATTCCAGGATAAGGTTGATCTGCTGGTAGGGCCGGTGGCTTCGAATGTTGCCGGTGCAATGCGTGACTTCGTTCATAACGTGAAGGTGCCCTTAATCATACCTAATGCGGGCAACAATCTTTTGACTGGTGAGGAGTGTAGTCCGTGGGTAATACGAACTTCTTTCTCGAACGATCAAATTAATAGATCGATGGGGCCTTGGCTGTTTAACAAAGGATTTCGTACTTTGTTTTTGATGGCCCCAGATTATGCTGCAGGTCACCAAATGATGGATGCTGTTCGCGGCGGCTTCGAGGAAGCTGGGGGGACAGTGGTGGGAGAAGAGTTTCCTCCCCTACGAGAAACAAAAGATTTTGCCCCATATCTTGCTAAGATCAAGGCCCATAACCCAGATGCTCTGTATGTATTTTTTGCTGGGGGTTTGGCCATACAATTCGTCAAACAGTATCATGAATTTGGGATGAAGGAACATATCCCACTATTTGGCGCAGGCTGGCTTACTTCCCCGCTGTTTCTTCCAGCACAAGGGCTGGCTGCCGTAGGTTTCACTGGCGCCTTGAATTATGTGCCCTCTATTGACTCACAGGAAAACAAGGCATTCCAAGCTGCCTTCCAAAGCCGATACAAGAAAGTAGCATCGGAGTTTGCAGTGCAGGGATTTGATACCGGGCGCTTAATTGTAGAAGCTTTGAAGGCTCGGCATGGGGATCTTGAAGATCAAGATGCGTTGTTGGAGGCATTCCATGATGTTGGTTTTGTTGGTCCGAGGGGGCCGTTTCGTATTGATCCCGAAACCAACAATGTGATTCAGGATGTATATATATTTGAAACTCGCCAGGTAGGGGACGTAGTTGAACACGTGATTTTAGATAAGGCATCCAGTGTTAAAGACCCCAGAAACGGTTGCGAGTTGTCGCAGAGGTAA
- a CDS encoding branched-chain amino acid ABC transporter permease gives MXXEPTFLANQFLNGLQLAXLLFLXSVGLTVVYGLMNFINLAHGTLYMLGAYIGLSIVRMTGSFWVAFLVAPIVVAGLGAIAQATVLRWAGNTDPMKQVLITFGLVFIGLDAVRYFWGDYSYSIPSPMIFAGTVSVWGEPYPSYRLFVVGLGLLVFLVLYFGLERTRLGAIVRAGVDDQEMAVALGLDIKMAYFLVFCVGCGLAGLAGVVAAPVLSVYPGMDMSVLILTLIVVVMGGPGSLRGAALGALLIGMLQTFGQVFVPVLASIVVYMLMVGVLLLRPHGLLPIRAK, from the coding sequence GTGNTATTNGAGCCAACGTTTTTAGCCAATCAATTCTTAAACGGACTNCAATTGGCNAGNCTATTATTTCTTNTGTCNGTCGGCCTCACCGTTGTNTACGGCCTTATGAATTTTATCAACTTGGCTCATGGAACGTTATATATGCTGGGAGCATATATAGGTTTGAGTATAGTACGGATGACGGGGTCATTTTGGGTGGCGTTCCTAGTGGCGCCCATAGTTGTAGCAGGATTGGGCGCTATTGCACAGGCGACGGTTTTGCGTTGGGCTGGGAATACTGATCCCATGAAGCAAGTGCTTATAACCTTCGGATTGGTTTTTATCGGGCTGGACGCGGTTCGTTATTTTTGGGGTGATTATAGTTATTCTATCCCCTCGCCAATGATTTTTGCGGGAACGGTATCAGTTTGGGGGGAGCCATATCCGAGTTATCGTCTCTTTGTAGTGGGTTTGGGTCTATTGGTTTTTTTAGTCTTGTACTTCGGGCTTGAACGGACACGGCTTGGTGCGATTGTTCGTGCGGGCGTGGATGACCAGGAGATGGCAGTTGCACTTGGGCTGGATATTAAAATGGCCTATTTTCTAGTGTTTTGTGTGGGTTGTGGGTTGGCCGGTCTAGCCGGGGTCGTGGCTGCCCCAGTTTTATCCGTATATCCAGGTATGGATATGTCGGTTCTAATCCTTACATTGATAGTGGTGGTTATGGGAGGACCGGGAAGTCTCCGTGGGGCGGCGCTGGGTGCCTTATTAATTGGAATGTTACAAACATTTGGCCAGGTTTTTGTGCCAGTATTGGCAAGTATAGTAGTGTACATGTTAATGGTTGGTGTTCTATTGC